A part of Gemmatimonas groenlandica genomic DNA contains:
- a CDS encoding VPS10 domain-containing protein, protein MRSSFLLRRSGVTAALLLLSVMPAAAQSARAQATGSPRPAYDPALYSDGTKTNPAFKSLRWRNVGPSRGGRATAVTGDPTKPLVFYFGAVNGGVWKTTNAGQSWENITDGKTDLSSVGAITVSPSDPNVIWVGTGEGKPREDLTYGTGVYRSTDGGQTWTPRGLANAQQITSLRVHPSNPDVAFVTSLGHAFGPSPDRGVFRTTDGGATWKKVLFLNDSTGAADLSIDVNNPRIVYASMWKFQRTPWGMDAGAGRSGLWKSTDGGDTWKEITFNPGMPKGLIGKIGVAVSPANSQRVYANIEAQDSLGGVFRSDDAGATWSRTSGDQKFVVRPFYYMSLTADPVNENTVYVMNLTVHRSIDGGRTFTPVRVPHGDTHIMWVDPKDPNRLINGNDGGATISMDGGRTWSTQGNQPTAQFYHVTTDTQQPYRIYGAQQDNTTVSIASRSDNGFIGERDWFPVAGCENAYIAIDAKNPNVTFGGCYMGQLTRHDKSTNTRRDVSVWLGNYDGVAVKDVPQRFQWTFPIHFSPHDPTTLYTTSQYVWRSKNQGASWDKISGDLTLADTNTMGRSGGPVSGDMTGTEWYATIFAFAESPVKAGVLWTGSDDGLVHVSTDNGSTWKNVSPKAFGKFTRVSIIEASPFDAGTAYLAANRYQQDDFTPYLFKTTDYGATWTRIDAGIPVGAYTRAIRSDIKRKGLLFAGTEAGIYTSFNDGVNWEPLQLNLPRVSVRDVHVHDNDLIVATHGRAFWSIDDISPLRALGDSITTKATHLFTPAPAMRWASGGGRGGGAGANPSFGVTIDYWLKTKPAAPITMQFLESNGTVIRTFTSDAPDKKDSTGNVQADSAANAARALQNVMQLAYAPADSVVHARAGANRFVWDLMYTGPKRIPGSINDDGSYEGAMAVPGDYAVRLIVGKDTLSRGFTVRPDPRVQLTTAEYKAQFDAATAVGARITSITEAVARMQDLQQQLDQRARQASSQAYADSVKTMATALRKKLEAVRAEVYEVYTKADQATLNYPIKLYQMFVTLNGQVNEGTNPPTRQHGEILTDLSTKLNVQLNTLQKLEENDLQQFNALLTRLGVPNVFVAPKKPIG, encoded by the coding sequence ATGCGTTCATCATTCCTATTACGTCGCAGCGGAGTTACCGCTGCGCTCCTGTTGCTCAGCGTGATGCCGGCCGCTGCGCAAAGCGCTCGCGCACAAGCCACGGGCTCGCCGCGCCCCGCCTACGACCCTGCCCTGTACAGCGACGGCACCAAAACGAATCCGGCCTTCAAGTCGCTGCGCTGGCGCAACGTCGGCCCCTCCCGCGGCGGTCGCGCGACGGCCGTCACGGGCGACCCTACCAAGCCCCTGGTCTTCTATTTCGGTGCCGTGAATGGTGGCGTCTGGAAGACCACCAACGCTGGACAGTCGTGGGAGAACATCACCGACGGCAAGACCGACCTCTCGTCGGTCGGCGCGATCACCGTGTCCCCCAGTGATCCCAATGTGATCTGGGTGGGCACGGGCGAAGGCAAACCGCGTGAAGATCTGACGTACGGCACCGGCGTGTATCGCTCCACCGACGGCGGACAAACGTGGACGCCACGCGGTCTCGCCAATGCACAGCAGATCACATCGCTCCGCGTGCACCCATCCAATCCCGACGTCGCCTTCGTGACGTCACTTGGCCACGCCTTCGGTCCGTCGCCGGATCGCGGCGTATTCCGCACCACCGACGGTGGCGCGACGTGGAAGAAGGTGCTGTTCCTGAACGACAGCACCGGCGCCGCCGACCTCTCGATCGACGTGAACAATCCGCGCATCGTGTACGCGTCGATGTGGAAGTTCCAGCGTACGCCCTGGGGGATGGACGCCGGCGCGGGACGCAGCGGCCTCTGGAAGAGCACCGACGGCGGCGACACGTGGAAAGAGATCACCTTCAATCCGGGCATGCCGAAGGGGCTGATCGGAAAAATCGGCGTCGCTGTCTCACCGGCGAACTCGCAGCGCGTGTACGCGAACATCGAAGCGCAGGACTCATTGGGCGGCGTGTTTCGCTCCGATGACGCCGGCGCCACGTGGTCGCGCACCAGCGGTGATCAGAAGTTCGTGGTGCGGCCGTTCTACTACATGAGCCTCACGGCCGATCCGGTGAACGAGAACACCGTGTACGTCATGAATCTCACCGTACACCGTTCCATCGACGGCGGCCGCACGTTCACGCCGGTGCGCGTGCCGCACGGCGATACGCACATCATGTGGGTCGACCCGAAAGACCCGAACCGTCTCATCAACGGCAACGACGGCGGCGCCACGATCTCGATGGATGGCGGGCGCACGTGGAGCACACAGGGCAATCAGCCCACGGCGCAGTTCTATCACGTGACCACCGATACGCAGCAGCCGTATCGCATCTACGGCGCCCAGCAGGACAACACCACGGTGTCGATCGCCAGCCGCTCCGACAACGGCTTCATCGGTGAGCGCGATTGGTTTCCCGTCGCCGGCTGCGAGAACGCCTATATCGCGATCGACGCGAAGAATCCGAACGTGACCTTCGGCGGCTGCTACATGGGTCAGCTCACGCGTCACGACAAGAGCACGAACACCCGTCGCGACGTGTCGGTGTGGCTGGGCAACTACGACGGCGTGGCCGTGAAGGATGTACCGCAGCGATTCCAGTGGACCTTCCCGATCCACTTCTCGCCGCACGATCCGACCACGCTGTATACCACGTCGCAGTACGTGTGGCGCTCGAAGAATCAGGGGGCCTCGTGGGACAAGATCTCCGGTGATCTTACGCTGGCCGACACCAACACCATGGGACGCAGCGGTGGTCCGGTGAGCGGCGACATGACCGGCACCGAGTGGTACGCCACGATCTTCGCCTTCGCCGAATCGCCGGTGAAGGCCGGCGTGCTCTGGACCGGCAGTGACGATGGTCTGGTGCATGTCTCCACCGACAACGGCAGCACGTGGAAGAACGTGTCGCCCAAGGCCTTCGGCAAGTTCACGCGCGTCTCGATCATCGAAGCATCGCCGTTCGACGCCGGCACCGCGTATCTCGCGGCCAACCGGTACCAGCAGGACGACTTCACCCCCTACCTGTTCAAGACCACCGACTACGGCGCCACCTGGACGCGCATCGACGCCGGCATTCCTGTGGGCGCGTACACGCGCGCCATCCGCAGCGATATCAAGCGCAAGGGCCTGCTCTTCGCCGGCACGGAAGCAGGCATCTACACCTCGTTCAACGACGGCGTGAACTGGGAGCCGCTGCAGCTCAACCTGCCGCGCGTGAGCGTCCGCGACGTGCATGTGCACGACAACGACCTCATCGTCGCCACGCATGGTCGCGCCTTCTGGTCGATCGACGACATCTCGCCGTTGCGCGCGCTGGGTGACTCGATCACCACCAAGGCCACGCATCTCTTCACGCCGGCGCCGGCCATGCGCTGGGCAAGCGGCGGCGGACGCGGCGGCGGCGCCGGTGCGAATCCATCGTTCGGCGTCACCATCGACTACTGGCTCAAAACCAAGCCGGCCGCGCCGATCACCATGCAGTTCCTCGAGTCGAACGGCACGGTGATTCGTACCTTCACCAGCGATGCGCCCGACAAGAAGGACAGCACCGGCAACGTGCAGGCCGACTCGGCGGCGAACGCGGCGCGTGCGCTGCAGAACGTGATGCAGCTGGCGTACGCGCCGGCGGATTCCGTGGTGCACGCGCGCGCCGGCGCCAACCGCTTCGTCTGGGACCTGATGTACACAGGCCCGAAGCGCATTCCGGGGTCGATCAACGATGACGGTTCGTACGAGGGCGCGATGGCGGTCCCGGGCGACTACGCGGTGCGTCTCATCGTGGGCAAGGATACGCTCTCCCGCGGGTTCACCGTGCGTCCCGATCCGCGCGTGCAGCTCACCACGGCCGAGTACAAGGCGCAATTCGACGCGGCGACGGCCGTCGGTGCACGCATCACCAGCATCACCGAAGCCGTCGCGCGTATGCAGGATCTGCAACAGCAGCTCGACCAGCGCGCTCGTCAGGCGAGCTCGCAAGCGTATGCCGACTCGGTGAAGACGATGGCCACCGCACTGCGCAAGAAGCTCGAAGCGGTGCGCGCCGAAGTGTACGAGGTATACACCAAGGCCGATCAGGCCACGCTCAACTATCCGATCAAGTTGTACCAGATGTTCGTGACGCTGAACGGACAAGTGAACGAAGGCACCAACCCGCCTACGCGCCAGCACGGCGAGATCCTCACCGATCTCTCCACGAAACTGAACGTGCAGCTGAACACGCTGCAGAAGCTCGAAGAGAACGATCTGCAGCAGTTCAACGCATTGCTGACGCGGCTGGGTGTACCGAATGTGTTCGTGGCGCCGAAAAAACCGATCGGCTGA
- a CDS encoding amidase has translation MDTPLDFLEQAEAELAAADHDESATGVDRRQFMFYSLVAAAASTFGAQAAGAQGALARASGMGSIASGAAQPPQVPPVPLGNGEAPALQFMPYPGGTGALMEKVVREKGAGAFTRTPHAVEKWSGVVPTNPDDLAFLPAHRISALIKARKITSRQITDIYLARIEKLNPTLNFVVTLLASQARAEADKADAEIAAGKYRGPLHGVPYGIKDLFAVKGVPTSWGSADFKDQIADTDSEVVVRLRDAGAVLLAKLATGLFAQNDWWFGGRTNNPWNTNIGSSGSSTGPGSATAAGCVAFSIGTETQGSIVSPAIRNGISALRPTFGRVSRYGGMVLSWSQDRVGPMCRTAEDCAMVFSVLHGVDEKDASTVTMPFQFDRNLKLASLRIGVDPAAPKELVDKLRELGMNPKTIGARPTVAGMQGGGLNVEYAAAFDFYVQRKAKEIGLDLNTIYDAPRTGNAPFGNNVAALPKGIEAGATNPMAAADWNPRFVGGRTARGFEFMQNQRRRMLLVAKWGEFMKDLDLFIAGPNADVGPNAQTGHPCAVLPYKFDVPQFGGGGGGGGANAATPAPVYKAQPICGVITGNLYNDDLILSVAHQFQKATDFHTKRPSFA, from the coding sequence GTGGATACCCCCCTGGATTTTCTGGAACAGGCCGAAGCCGAACTGGCGGCCGCCGATCATGATGAATCGGCGACGGGCGTAGACCGTCGGCAGTTCATGTTCTACTCGCTGGTCGCGGCGGCGGCGAGCACGTTCGGTGCGCAGGCGGCCGGTGCGCAGGGTGCACTCGCGCGCGCCAGTGGCATGGGCAGCATCGCCAGTGGCGCCGCGCAGCCGCCGCAGGTTCCGCCCGTACCTCTCGGCAACGGCGAAGCGCCGGCGCTCCAGTTCATGCCGTACCCCGGTGGCACCGGCGCGCTCATGGAGAAGGTGGTGCGCGAGAAAGGCGCCGGCGCGTTCACGCGCACGCCGCACGCGGTCGAGAAGTGGAGCGGCGTGGTGCCCACCAATCCCGACGATCTCGCGTTCCTGCCGGCGCATCGCATCTCGGCGCTGATCAAGGCGCGCAAGATCACGTCGCGTCAGATCACCGACATCTATCTCGCGCGCATCGAGAAGCTCAATCCCACGCTCAACTTCGTGGTCACTCTGCTGGCGTCGCAGGCGCGCGCAGAAGCCGACAAGGCCGACGCCGAGATCGCGGCCGGCAAGTATCGCGGACCGCTGCACGGCGTGCCCTATGGGATCAAGGACTTGTTCGCCGTGAAGGGCGTACCCACCTCGTGGGGCTCGGCCGACTTCAAGGACCAGATTGCCGATACCGATTCGGAAGTGGTGGTGCGACTGCGGGACGCCGGCGCCGTGTTGCTGGCGAAGCTGGCCACGGGGCTGTTTGCGCAGAACGATTGGTGGTTTGGTGGACGCACCAATAATCCGTGGAACACGAACATCGGGTCGAGTGGCAGCTCGACGGGGCCTGGCTCGGCGACGGCGGCCGGCTGTGTGGCCTTCTCGATCGGCACCGAGACGCAGGGTTCGATCGTGTCGCCGGCAATTCGCAACGGCATCAGCGCGCTGCGCCCTACGTTCGGCCGCGTGAGCCGGTACGGCGGGATGGTGCTGTCGTGGTCGCAGGATCGCGTGGGGCCGATGTGCCGCACCGCCGAGGACTGTGCGATGGTGTTCAGCGTGTTGCACGGCGTCGATGAGAAGGATGCGAGCACGGTCACGATGCCCTTCCAGTTCGATCGCAATCTCAAGCTGGCGTCGCTGCGAATTGGCGTGGATCCGGCCGCGCCGAAGGAACTGGTCGACAAGCTGCGCGAGCTGGGTATGAATCCGAAGACGATCGGTGCGCGCCCCACCGTGGCCGGCATGCAGGGCGGTGGATTGAACGTGGAGTACGCGGCCGCGTTCGACTTCTACGTGCAGCGCAAGGCGAAGGAGATCGGGCTCGATCTCAACACGATCTACGATGCGCCGCGCACGGGGAACGCGCCGTTCGGCAACAACGTGGCGGCGCTACCGAAGGGGATCGAAGCCGGTGCCACCAATCCGATGGCGGCCGCCGACTGGAATCCGCGCTTCGTGGGCGGCCGCACCGCGCGCGGCTTCGAGTTCATGCAAAATCAGCGGCGTCGCATGCTGCTGGTGGCCAAGTGGGGCGAGTTCATGAAGGATCTCGACCTGTTCATCGCCGGTCCCAACGCCGATGTCGGCCCCAACGCGCAGACCGGACATCCGTGCGCCGTGTTGCCGTACAAGTTCGACGTGCCGCAGTTCGGTGGTGGTGGTGGTGGTGGTGGCGCGAATGCGGCCACGCCGGCACCGGTGTACAAGGCGCAGCCGATCTGCGGCGTGATCACCGGCAACCTGTACAACGATGATCTGATCCTGTCGGTCGCCCATCAGTTTCAGAAGGCGACCGACTTCCACACCAAGCGTCCGTCGTTCGCCTGA